Below is a window of Manis javanica isolate MJ-LG chromosome 2, MJ_LKY, whole genome shotgun sequence DNA.
GGCAGTGAAAAACTTGGCCATCATTAGTTACACTTTAGTTATTTACTCAACCTTagcatatatgtaaaataatttaagaattgCTAAGCCATATTCCCACAGGCTTATAAGAAACAAAGTTTCCAACTAGAGTACAATATCTATGTACAGTTTTTCTCTTTGGCCTTACAATGTATTTAGCAAATCAATATTTTTCAGTTACTTAGGTTAGTTCTCCATCTACCCCTTAAGTTTTATTCTGCTATACATTTGTAATAACACATTAATTTGCCACAATCTACATTTCATCCTAGAATCACTAAATATGCTTTCCAGTTTTCATAAAGTTCAGTCCTTGATGTGTATAGTTCTgtgttttgacaaatatttagaaTCATATATCTGTCACAACAATGGtggatatacatattttttaaagtttcctcaCCTTAAAATGTAGTTAtggtctcttttaaaaaaaatcaatctccCCTCTACCAGTCACTGTCAACAGCTGATCTATTTTCTGGCCCCATGGTTTTTCCTtattccagaatgtcatataaattgaatcatgaAATATGGATCCTaagcatttttcttatttcacctaacaaaatgcatttaagatgcatccatattgttgcataaATCAACAGTTTGTCCTGTTTAATTGCTGAGAGGTATTCAATTTCATGGATGTAACACATTTGTTTAAATCAtctgttgaaggacatctggattgtttccagtttttagcaattatgaataGAGTTgttatacaaatttaaaaaaaatggtcagaggagctgaacagacatttttccaaagaaattcggatggccaacaggcacatgaaaagatgctccacatcactaatcgtcagagaaatgcaaattaaacccacaatgagatatcacctcacatcagtaaggatggccacattccaaaaaacaaacaacaaatgttggtgaggatgtggagaaaggggaaccctcctacactgctggtgggaatgtaagttagttcaaccattgaggaaagcagtatggaggttccccaaaaaactcaaaatagaaataccatttgacccaggaattccagtcttaggaatttaccctaagaatgcagcagcccagtttgattaagacatatgcacccctatgcttattgcagcactatttacaatgaccaagacatggaagcagcctcagtgcccatcagtagatgaatggataaagaagatgtggtacatatacacaatggaatattattcaaccatgagaagaaaacaaatcccacaatttacaacaacatggatggagctagaggatattatccTCAATGAAATAAGGcatgtggaaaaagacaagtatcaaatgatttcactcatctgcagagtataagaacaaagaaaaagctgaaggataaaaacagcagcagactcacagaacccaaaatggactaacagttaccaaagggaaagggactgggtaggatgggtgggaagtgagggacaagggggaaaaagtggcattaagattagcagacataatataggtGGAGGGATGGGGAGGTCTATACAACAAaaataagacaagtagtgattctatagcatctcactacactgatggacagtgactgtaatggggtgtgtggtgcggacttgatgatgggaggagtctagtaaccataatgttgctcatgtaattgtagattaatgataccaaaagaaaaaaacattataacTAGTAGTATCAATCCCCTCCAGCTCAATTTGAATGAGAAttgttaataaaaaggaaaagtcttTGATTTGATAATGAAAATCCAATAGGGAAAAATCAATGACATCAAGAGTAAGATatctgaaaagataaacaaaattgacagtTATTTAACTAGGTTAGCTAAACTAAGAAATGAAAGGGGATATTACAATcaattttacaaaatataaagGAGTATAAGAGAACACTAGGAATAACTGTAcaccaataaattggataacctcgATGAAATGGATAAAGTCCTAGAAACagcaacctaccaagactgaatcatgaagaaaaaaaaatctgaatagccgTATAACTAATAAGGAAAAtgaatcagaaatcaaaaacctcccaacaatgAAAAGTCCAGgacattttaatacttaaaattccAAGCATTTAAAGAATACTAATCCTTCTCAAAaccttccaaaaaatagaatagtaaGGAAATCTTCCAAAATATGTCTGAGGCTAACATTACTccaataccaaagccagataaaaacattatttaaaaaaggggggcgaccaatatcccttatgaacacagatgcaaaaatcctcagtaaaatactagaaaaataaattcaacaacaTATTAATGGACtatgtacaaaaatcaaatgggattcatcttaGGAATGCGAATGTGCTTCAACCTaagaaaatcaatcaatgcaATATGCCACATTAATAGAGCGAAGGGGAAAACCACACGACCATGTCGAATGATGCAAAAAATGCATCTGACAAAATCTGACACcctttcatcatttaaaaaaaaaactctcagaacACTATGAATAGAAAGGAACTTTCTCAATGTGATGTCATTAATGAAAACCTACAACTAACAGGAtactcaatgaaaaaattaaagcttTCCCCCTCGGATCAGGAACAAGACTAAGATGCCCATTTttaccactgctattcaacacTGTATTAAAAGTTCTAGCTaatgcaattagaaaataaataattaaataaaaggaatcctaattgtaaaggaagaagtaaaactatctctattcacagatgacatggtcttatatatagaaaatcccagATTCCACACAGAAATATTGAAGTTAACAAATTCAGCAAAAATTCAGGATACAAACTTGGCAGGCAAAATCAGGTGCATTTCTCAACACCAGCAGTGAAtagtttgaaaatgaaattaagaataaaacttcCATTTACAGTCCCTGCGGCTGGTCGCCCCGGGGAGCGAGGCCCGGGTGGGACGGGCGACGGGTCCGCGGGGCCGGGAACCGCGAGGCGTGGCGCGAGGCTGAGAGCGCGCAGCGGCGGCCCCCTCCCGTCCCGTCCGCTCCCACCGCGACCCTGCGGCGCCCGCGGCCTGGGGCTCCAGCGACGCTGTCAGCCGCCGCGGGGGCGGCCCGCCCCTGGGCCCCGACGGCCTCTCCGCGCAGCCCGGGCCCCTGACCAGTCTCTAAAGCGCGCTGTTTCATTTCGGAAATCGAAACTTAGAATGATTTGGCCAGTGAGAACCTCCTCAACTCAGTGGGCCTTGAGAACTCTGTGTTGAGCAGTCCACCTTGGTCTATCAAGGGAATCATGGCAGCTGATGGAGGTAACAAGACACAAGTTCTTAAGGAGCATGGAGATGAAAAATTTTCCAAAGATGAACAAAAAGAGAGATTAATTCATAAAATTGTAAAGGAAAATACTCAGTTAAAGGAGGAAATCCAAAAGCTTGAAGCTGAGTTAAAAGAGGCCGCCAGAAACTTGCAGATTAAAGTGGATATTCCCGCAATACATATGAAATTCACATCCTCAGAGAATCCTGAGAAGGACAGCCAGTTTTTTAACACCTCTTGTTTATTTCCAGTGAGTTCCCAAGTTTTTTATGAGCTACGAAGAGGACAAGCGCTTAtcacatttgaaaaagaagaagttGCCCAAAATGTGATCAGGATGGGGAAACATCATGTGCAGATAGAGGACTTAGAGGTGGAGGTGATGGCCAACCCCGTTCCATTAAACTCTGGAGTCAGATTCCAGGTTCCCGTAGACGTGTCTAAAATGAAGATCAATGTTACTGAAATTCCTGATGAGTTGCCTGAAAATCAGATGAGAGACAAGCTAGAACTGAGCTTCACTAAGTCCCGAAACGGAGGCGGACAAGTGGAGTGTGTGGAGTATGACAAGCAGTCCCGGAGCGCCGTCATCACATTTGTGGAAATGGGAGTTGCTGAcaagattttgaaaaagaaagactaCCCTCTTTATATAAATCAACACTGCCATAGAGTCACTGTTTCTCCATACATAGAAACGCACTTGAGAAATTTTCAGGTATTTTCAGGAATATCTGAGAGGACAGTGCTTCTGACTGGAATGGAAGACCTTCAGATGATGGATGAAGAGATTGTACAGGATTTACTTAACATTCACTTTCAACGGGAGAAGAATGGAGGTGGAGAAGTAGATGTAGTCAAATGTTCTCTAGGTGAAGCCCACATAGCATACTTTGAAGAAGAGGCTCATGGAATCATATGAAAATTAGAGCTACTGGGTCCAAATCATTATCAGTGTTTGACAAAAATGAGTATctgttttcctgaaaaaaaaaatgacacttaaaaaaaaaaaacaaaaaaaaaaacacttccatttacaatagtagcaaaaagcagaaaatacttaggaaaaataTTAGCCAAGGAGTTACAAGAACTGTACATGGAAAACTACATAACATTgctaaaataaactaaataaaacctgaataaatgaaaaggtCTCCCAGGTTCATGAataagaagacttaatattgttaagatgtcagtactTCCCAAGGCACTCTAGAGATTCAGTGTATTCCCTAACAAAATTCCAAAGGcctatttgaaaaatgtaaaaaattgaCCCTAAAATCCATATTTAATTGCAAGAGAtcccaaataaccaaaacaatgttGAAAGAAGAAAGCTTGAGAACTCACACTTCcccatttcaaaacttactacaaagttatagtaaatCAAAACAATGTGATACTGACATATGAATAGACATAAATACCAATGGTATATAAttgagagtacagaaataaagCCATATATATGCAACTGATTTTTTACCAAGGTGCAATACaattcagtaggaaaaaaaatttccatagGCAAAGGAATGAAGTTGTATCCCTACCTCATGTTGTAAACAAAAATTTACTcagaatggatcaatgacctaaatataagagctaaaaccataaagctcagaagaaaatataaggatATCCATTaacttggatttggcaatggattctcagatatgataccaaaagtaaaaacaacaaaagataaaTTGGGCTTCATAAAATTAAACGTTTATTCATCAAAAGacattatgaagaaaatgaaaagacaacctatggaatgcaaaaaaatatttgtaaaccatgtatctgataaaggcttaatatccagaatatataaagaacctctGAAACTTGGCAGCAAAaagacaaatagcccaattaaaaatgggtgttcacccaaaaagcaaataacccaattaaaaaatgggtggaggatctgaacagacacttttccaaagaagaaatttggattgccaacaggcacatggaaagatgctccacattgctaattatcagggaaatgcaaattaaaaccacagtgagatatcacctcacaccagttaagatggccaacatcctaaAGACAAGAAactacaaatgctggcaaggatgcggagaaaggggaaccctcctacactgctggtgggaatgtaaattagttcaactattatggaaagcaatacggaggttcctcaaaaaactaaaaatagaaataccgtttgacccaggaattccactcctaggaattcaccctaagaaaacaagatccctgattcaaaaagacatatgcacccccatgtttaatgcagcactatttacaatagccaagacatggaagcaacctaagtgtccatcagtaaatgaatggataaagaagaggtgatacatatacaaaatggaatattactcagccataagaagaaaacaaatcctaccatttgcaacaacatggatggagctagaaggtagtatgctcagttaaataagccaggtggagaaagacaagtaacaaaagaTTCCCCTCAGttgcagagtataacaacaaagtaaaactgaagaaacaaaacagcaacagcctcatactccaagaagggactagcagttaccaagggcgagggaaggggagggcaggtggggagggagggaaaaggggattaagggacattatgattagcacacatcatGGAGGGGgctcacggggaaggcagtaaagcacagagaagacaaagagtgactctatagcatcttactacgctgatggacagtgactgcaatggggtgaggagaactcaataatatgggtgaatgtaataaccacaatgttgctcatgtgaaaccatcataagattgtatatcaatgataccttcataaaaaagaagaacaaaaaatgggtgttgaatagacatttattccaaagaagacacaaatgaccaataagcatgCAAAATGATGCTTAATATCTTCatacaggaaatgcaaatcaaaatcacaatgagatagaCCTCATACTTACTAGAATGactgtaatttaaataaaaaggaaaacaagtgtcGGCAAGAATGTGTACCCttctacattgctggtaggagtaTAAAATGGGGGAGCCATAGGGAAAACAGTAGAGCAGTTCAAACTTAAATTGttatatgattcagcaattacaTTCCTACCCAAAACAATTGAAAATAGAGATTTAAACAGACACTATACaccatgttcattgta
It encodes the following:
- the LOC108385709 gene encoding N-myc-interactor-like, with the protein product MAADGGNKTQVLKEHGDEKFSKDEQKERLIHKIVKENTQLKEEIQKLEAELKEAARNLQIKVDIPAIHMKFTSSENPEKDSQFFNTSCLFPVSSQVFYELRRGQALITFEKEEVAQNVIRMGKHHVQIEDLEVEVMANPVPLNSGVRFQVPVDVSKMKINVTEIPDELPENQMRDKLELSFTKSRNGGGQVECVEYDKQSRSAVITFVEMGVADKILKKKDYPLYINQHCHRVTVSPYIETHLRNFQVFSGISERTVLLTGMEDLQMMDEEIVQDLLNIHFQREKNGGGEVDVVKCSLGEAHIAYFEEEAHGII